The genomic interval GTTGGGACCTATTATAGCATGAACCGTGCCCTGCGCCACCTTCAGGTTAACATTGCTGACAGCTACGAGTCCACCGAAGCTCTTTGTGAGATTTTCTGTGCGTAGAATTATGCCTGACATGTTAGATGCCCCTGAAAAATTCTAGCAATAATTGGTTGTATTCTTCGGGTCTTTCCCTGTGGGGCATGTGTCCTACGCCTTTCATTATGTGCGCCTTTGAGGTAGGCACCATGGCGTGCATTTCTTCGACGACCTCTGGTGGGGATATGTAGTCTAGCTCTCCAGAAATGAAGAGAACAGGGTTCCTAAGTGATCTGATTATGTCTCTGTAGCTTTTTTCTGTCGCAGCTTCAGCGCTCTGTATGTAGACACGTTTATCAGTTCGTGAGATTATCTCATAGATTTCTCGTTTTAATTCGGTAGATGCGTATGGCGACACAGCGAACTCAGCTACTTGGCTGGCTATTTCATGCATAGACATGTTTTCAAGAACTTCTGTCATTGCTGGTGGGTATTCAGGTGCAATGGCTTCGAGGACAATCTTCTCAAATCTTTGTAGATACAAGCGGTAAAGCTCTAGCAGGACTAGGCCGCCCATTGAGTAGCCTACCATGAGCGCTTTCTCTATCTTTTCGGCTTCGAGGACGCTTTCTACGTCTCTAGCAAAATCCTCCATTGA from Thermofilum adornatum carries:
- a CDS encoding alpha/beta fold hydrolase; this translates as MSQGLEHRYAKSKDGIKIHYVAEGNGTPIIFVHGLGESHLTWKPQLEFFPARGYRVLALDLRGHGESQIPPKRISMEDFARDVESVLEAEKIEKALMVGYSMGGLVLLELYRLYLQRFEKIVLEAIAPEYPPAMTEVLENMSMHEIASQVAEFAVSPYASTELKREIYEIISRTDKRVYIQSAEAATEKSYRDIIRSLRNPVLFISGELDYISPPEVVEEMHAMVPTSKAHIMKGVGHMPHRERPEEYNQLLLEFFRGI